In Spirosoma agri, one DNA window encodes the following:
- a CDS encoding capsule assembly Wzi family protein, with protein sequence MTPNRTKYHLPDYRRHVLLSMFLGVTILPVGASPTDSLKSSRNLPLSVNRHRHWPASPTPSVANSRTFPRWAGFVELGGLASSSGLTPFWLQTNQYGVVPKETPTGLIRLNASRTYRIDSLEKRRKTDLGYGVELAGQVGQVNHLLVVEAYLKARWGVVELFAGRRRQRVGLAESALSSGSYIWSGNTLPLPQVQIGLPNYVPIGFTNGWVALKGFIAHGWFGNDGYVQGSYLHQKAIYLRLGRPQARVQFYSAFTHVAQWGGYAPFLEQDPTSSFKGQLATSWDAFVNVLLPLKTDALKDRTKFTTFDQNRVGDHRGTAEVAVDVRLAQGTIRLYQQHFYDVGRKLYNLRNIEDGLYGLRYVRNERRGFLREVVLELFNSGNQGVLQFGRSLGGEPENYFLNGQYPASWSYRGRTIGTPFMTQSSDASAELPRLPFSGYTTSNQLIEGVHGINNNRVWALYGGLAGRLGAHWRVESKVSFSRNYGTFTAPFPAGTNQWSALGSLIHAGPTGTQVIVSLAYDQGRLLASPQQVGGYVGLRKQWGHPL encoded by the coding sequence ATGACACCTAATCGAACTAAATACCATTTGCCGGACTACCGCCGACACGTTTTGTTAAGTATGTTCCTTGGCGTAACCATACTTCCGGTAGGGGCCTCCCCAACGGATTCCCTGAAATCGTCCCGCAACCTTCCTCTGTCAGTTAATCGACATCGGCACTGGCCTGCTTCCCCGACTCCATCGGTGGCCAATTCCCGTACATTCCCCAGATGGGCCGGATTCGTTGAATTGGGCGGTTTGGCCTCTTCATCCGGTCTGACGCCCTTTTGGCTACAGACCAATCAGTACGGGGTCGTCCCCAAAGAAACGCCAACGGGGCTCATCCGACTAAACGCCAGTCGAACATACCGAATTGATTCGCTGGAGAAACGACGAAAAACCGATCTTGGCTACGGCGTAGAGCTGGCTGGCCAGGTCGGCCAGGTAAACCATCTGCTGGTGGTCGAGGCCTACCTCAAAGCCAGGTGGGGCGTCGTTGAGTTATTCGCGGGTCGACGACGTCAGCGGGTGGGTCTGGCGGAGAGTGCGCTCTCGTCGGGTTCCTACATCTGGTCGGGTAATACCCTGCCTTTGCCTCAGGTCCAGATTGGGCTGCCCAACTACGTACCGATTGGCTTTACTAACGGATGGGTCGCGTTGAAAGGGTTTATTGCCCACGGCTGGTTTGGCAATGACGGGTATGTGCAAGGGTCTTATCTCCATCAGAAAGCCATTTATCTCCGGCTGGGCCGACCACAGGCACGGGTCCAATTCTACAGCGCGTTCACCCACGTTGCTCAATGGGGCGGGTATGCGCCTTTTCTGGAACAGGACCCCACCAGTTCATTCAAGGGGCAACTGGCTACCAGCTGGGACGCCTTTGTCAATGTGCTCCTACCCCTGAAAACCGATGCGCTGAAAGACCGCACCAAGTTCACTACCTTCGATCAGAACCGGGTCGGCGACCACCGGGGCACGGCCGAAGTAGCCGTTGACGTCAGACTGGCTCAGGGAACTATTCGCCTTTACCAGCAGCACTTTTATGATGTGGGCCGTAAACTCTACAACTTGCGCAACATCGAAGATGGCTTATACGGCCTTCGGTATGTGCGGAATGAACGACGGGGATTCCTGCGGGAAGTGGTGCTTGAATTGTTTAATTCGGGTAATCAGGGCGTGCTTCAGTTTGGCCGCAGCCTGGGCGGAGAACCGGAAAACTATTTTTTGAATGGCCAGTATCCGGCCAGCTGGTCCTACCGGGGCCGGACGATTGGTACGCCTTTCATGACCCAGAGCAGCGATGCATCGGCTGAGTTGCCCCGGCTGCCGTTTTCGGGGTATACAACGTCCAACCAACTCATCGAGGGCGTTCATGGAATCAATAATAACCGGGTCTGGGCCTTGTATGGTGGATTGGCGGGTAGACTGGGGGCGCACTGGCGGGTTGAATCCAAAGTTTCCTTCAGCCGCAACTACGGCACGTTCACCGCTCCGTTTCCAGCCGGTACCAATCAGTGGTCGGCGCTGGGTTCACTGATCCACGCCGGACCCACAGGAACTCAGGTGATCGTCTCGCTGGCGTATGATCAGGGGCGGCTGTTGGCCAGCCCGCAGCAGGTTGGAGGCTACGTTGGATTGCGTAAACAGTGGGGCCATCCGCTATGA
- a CDS encoding sensor histidine kinase — MNFLDESLAKDIERVQQIPIIATILNVICQTTGMGFAAVARVTQDRWIACSVRDDIHFGLVAGSELKLETTICNEIRYDHKPVVIDHVQENETFRNHPTPALYGFQSYVSYPIFLKTGEFFGTLCAIDPDPAQLDNERIKGMFGLFTDLIAFHLQQIELLEQSDQAVRNLSRQLTHSNDENRQYRHISNHSLQEPLRKLQLFSSMLVDAAQRKDVDKTQELAAKIVLGAQKFSTMIKDLTHFSGLSQTNEGVEVIDLNQLMMGVWNELNLLVQAKKATLQLTPLPAIRAIRLHIEELFYHLLHNALKFSRKEVDPIISIAGRELAAGELIRQGTTNTASTYLQVQIADNGIGIEASQLEKVFDMFAQVPYDQGRQGEGFGLTYCRKIVRQHGGLINAQSVFGQGTTVFVSLPIS, encoded by the coding sequence GAATGTCATCTGCCAGACCACCGGAATGGGCTTTGCCGCCGTGGCTCGTGTTACGCAGGATCGCTGGATTGCTTGTAGCGTACGTGATGATATTCATTTCGGGTTGGTGGCGGGTAGCGAGTTAAAACTTGAAACGACCATTTGTAACGAGATTCGGTACGACCACAAACCCGTTGTTATCGATCACGTGCAGGAAAATGAAACCTTCCGCAACCACCCAACGCCTGCTTTGTATGGATTTCAAAGCTACGTTTCATATCCTATTTTCCTCAAAACGGGTGAATTCTTCGGTACCCTTTGTGCCATTGATCCCGATCCAGCCCAACTTGACAATGAGCGGATAAAGGGGATGTTCGGGTTGTTCACTGATTTGATCGCCTTCCATTTGCAGCAAATTGAGTTACTTGAACAGAGTGATCAGGCCGTTCGTAACCTGAGCCGACAACTTACTCATTCCAATGATGAAAATCGACAGTATCGCCACATCTCCAATCATAGTTTACAGGAACCCCTGCGTAAGCTCCAGCTCTTCAGCAGTATGCTCGTTGATGCGGCTCAGCGGAAAGATGTCGACAAAACCCAGGAGTTAGCCGCCAAGATCGTGTTGGGTGCCCAAAAGTTTTCGACGATGATTAAAGATTTGACCCACTTTTCGGGCTTAAGCCAGACGAACGAAGGGGTTGAAGTAATTGATCTGAACCAGTTAATGATGGGCGTATGGAATGAGTTGAACCTGCTGGTGCAAGCCAAGAAAGCCACGCTCCAGCTAACGCCTTTACCAGCCATTCGGGCAATTCGGCTGCACATAGAGGAGTTGTTTTACCACCTGCTTCACAATGCCCTTAAGTTTTCCCGAAAAGAGGTAGACCCTATAATTAGCATCGCCGGTCGGGAGTTAGCCGCTGGCGAGCTCATCCGGCAGGGAACAACCAACACGGCATCTACTTACCTACAGGTCCAGATTGCCGACAATGGAATTGGCATCGAAGCCTCGCAGCTGGAGAAAGTATTCGACATGTTTGCCCAGGTGCCTTATGATCAGGGACGACAAGGTGAGGGGTTTGGGTTGACCTATTGCCGTAAGATTGTTCGGCAACACGGTGGTTTGATCAACGCTCAATCCGTGTTTGGTCAGGGCACTACCGTTTTTGTCAGCTTGCCTATTTCGTGA
- a CDS encoding response regulator produces MNKIKPLKIPILVVEAHEDHQLIIAYCLWEKIPQALPIFSKTADEALLYLKQCTDDRKQFPHLVLLGSNLPQPSDFLLTELRKQHPHLPLIVLDTFENVEQVRQAYRLGANSVLLKPTTLPAWEALFQQIESFWFGIAAWPSLE; encoded by the coding sequence ATGAACAAAATCAAACCACTTAAAATACCCATTTTGGTGGTTGAGGCCCACGAGGACCATCAACTCATTATTGCTTACTGCCTATGGGAAAAGATTCCTCAGGCATTGCCCATCTTCAGTAAAACTGCCGATGAAGCGTTGCTCTATCTGAAGCAATGCACTGATGATCGGAAGCAATTTCCCCATCTGGTTCTGTTGGGTAGCAACCTACCCCAGCCAAGTGACTTTTTGCTGACCGAGCTGCGAAAACAACACCCTCATTTGCCCCTGATCGTTCTTGATACGTTCGAGAACGTGGAGCAGGTTCGTCAGGCGTATCGGCTGGGGGCAAACTCCGTGCTGCTTAAACCAACTACACTTCCCGCCTGGGAAGCCCTGTTTCAGCAGATCGAGAGTTTTTGGTTCGGCATCGCGGCCTGGCCTTCATTAGAGTAA